One Lutra lutra chromosome 7, mLutLut1.2, whole genome shotgun sequence DNA window includes the following coding sequences:
- the LOC125103789 gene encoding proteasome subunit alpha type-1-like has product MFRNQYDNDVTVWSPQGRIHQIECAMEAVKQGSATVGLKSKTHAVLVALKRAQSELAAHQKKILHVDNHIVISIAGLTADARLLCNFMHQECLDSRFVFDRLLPVSRLVSLIGSKTQIPTQRYGQRPYGVGLLIAGYDDMGPHIFQTCPSANYFDCRAMSMGARSQSARTYLERHMSGFMECNLNELVKHGLRALRETLPAEQDLTTKNVSIGIVGKDLEFMIYDDDDVSPFLEGLKERLQRKAQPAQPADEPAE; this is encoded by the coding sequence ATGTTTCGCAACCAGTATGACAATGACGTCACTGTTTGGAGCCCTCAGGGCAGGATTCATCAAATTGAGTGTGCAATGGAAGCTGTCAAGCAAGGTTCAGCCACGGTTGGTCTGAAATCAAAAACCCATGCAGTGTTGGTTGCACTAAAGAGAGCACAGTCAGAGCTTGCAgctcatcagaaaaaaattctccatgtTGACAACCATATTGTTATCTCAATTGCGGGACTTACTGCTGATGCTAGACTCTTATGTAATTTTATGCACCAGGAGTGTTTGGATTCCAGATTTGTATTTGACAGACTTCTTCCTGTGTCTCGTCTTGTATCTCTAATTGGAAGCAAGACCCAGATACCAACCCAGCGATATGGCCAGAGACCATATGGTGTTGGACTGCTTATTGCTGGTTATGATGATATGGGCCCTCACATTTTCCAAACCTGTCCGTCTGCCAACTATTTTGACTGTAGAGCCATGTCCATGGGAGCCCGTTCTCAATCAGCTCGTACTTACTTGGAGAGACATATGTCTGGATTTATGGAGTGCAATTTAAATGAACTGGTGAAACATGGTCTGCGTGCCTTACGAGAGACGCTTCCAGCAGAACAGGACCTAACTACAAAGAATGTTTCCATTGGAATTGTTGGCAAAGACTTGGAGTTCATgatttatgatgatgatgatgtatcTCCATTCCTGGAAGGTCTTAAAGAAAGACTGCAGAGAAAGGCACAGCCTGCTCAACCTGCTGATGAACCTGCAGAATAG